Genomic segment of bacterium:
AGCCAGGGACGTCCGTCGCGGACGATGAGAAAGTCGACCTCGCGCTTCTGCTTGTCGCGAAGGAAATGGAGGGCGAAATCTCCCTCACCTGTCTGGGTCCAGAAATCGCAAGCCTTTAGCAGATGGCTCGCCACCAGGTTTTCGAAGCGGGCTCCGTTGTCGGCGATTTCGCCATAGTCCCAGAAGTAGAGCTTGCCGGTCTTGCGAAGGGAGCGCGCCACGCCACGGTGCCAGGGTTTGATTTCGAATACGTAGAAGAGTGCCTTCAGGTAGGTGAGCCAGCGTGTGGCGGTCGGATGGGCCACCTCGAGATCCTCGCACAGGGACTGGATGCTCAAGAGGCTCCCGACTTTGGCTGGCAGCAATGCCGTGAGCAATTCGATCCGCGAGAGCTCGGGCAACCGGCTCAAGTCCCGGAGATCCTCGCGGACGAGGAGTTCGTTTCGTGTTCGACGCCAGATGCGTGCTCGGCGCTTGTCCTGTGCGAAGAGGGGTTCCGGGAATGGGCCAAACTCGAGAAGGTCGGAGAGGTCCGATTCTCGTTGCTTCGAGATGCGCCCCTTGGCTGCGAAGAGCCGCTCCATCGCCTCGTCGGGGCCGAGTACGCTCCGATCTCGCATCTCGCGGAGCGAGAACGGATGAAGGCGAAAGGGGACGTAGCGCCCGAGCAGGCTGTCACTCCCGGGCTTGTAGACATCGAGGCGCGCGCTGCCCGTCACGAGGAGATCACAGGGGTGCTCCATCGTGTCGAATATGCCCTTCAGGGTTCGCTTCCAACGGCGG
This window contains:
- a CDS encoding ATP-binding protein, giving the protein MAQRGRSLRGPIEEFAFEAGKIALLSGPRQCGKTTLAKMLLSGRSVGEYWNWDDVRFRRQWVRNPTSTLPNTPGNMKEAAHPLAVYDEIHKDRRWKRTLKGIFDTMEHPCDLLVTGSARLDVYKPGSDSLLGRYVPFRLHPFSLREMRDRSVLGPDEAMERLFAAKGRISKQRESDLSDLLEFGPFPEPLFAQDKRRARIWRRTRNELLVREDLRDLSRLPELSRIELLTALLPAKVGSLLSIQSLCEDLEVAHPTATRWLTYLKALFYVFEIKPWHRGVARSLRKTGKLYFWDYGEIADNGARFENLVASHLLKACDFWTQTGEGDFALHFLRDKQKREVDFLIVRDGRPWLPIEVKTSDRTPHKGLFAYLRALELRRGLQIVRNPHHSTHEAGEHQIVVLGAGQALAHLA